A region from the Lolium perenne isolate Kyuss_39 chromosome 4, Kyuss_2.0, whole genome shotgun sequence genome encodes:
- the LOC127292402 gene encoding uncharacterized protein — MMKPKNSASGMFRETGPILAQRDYGARPNKPDIVQTRCRWIIGDVTEVLDHNTWKLGKIAKIVENNYFVIRLADCIQLKEFHISSLRVPVPQDPPTATVHCKQFPAADKANRRGKQLPADVLRRSGKKRKSSAVLDSPPQPRQRRFMSQHQNAPGAEQHRYAHAREETAECSVASCSANDDVAYGGVGSSRHRCCSVGRGDAMSVVAAPCTSSSSDDDGVLSDGPAMDVHELELEAYRSTVRALHASGPLTWEQESLLTNLRLSLNISNEEHLLQLRHLLSS; from the exons ATGATGAAGCCGAAAAACAGCGCATCGGGAATGTTTAGGGAGACCGGTCCGATCTTGGCGCAAAGGGACTACGGTGCCAGGCCAAATAAACCAGACATTGTTCAGACAAGATGCAGATGGATCATTGGAGATGTAACTGAGGTGTTGGATCATAACACATGGAAGCTTGGCAAAATTGCAAAGATTGTAGAGAACAACTACTTCGTCATCAGGCTCGCGGACTGCATCCAGCTGAAAGAGTTCCACATTTCCAGCTTGAGAGTTCCAGTTCCACAGGATCCTCCTACAGCAACTGTTCACTGCAAGCAGTTTCCTGCAGCTGACAAG GCAAATCGAAGAGGCAAACAGCTACCTGCTGATGTGCTCAGAAGATCAGGCAAGAAAAGGAAATCATCCGCAGTTCTTGACTCTCCTCCTCAGCCAAGGCAGAGAAGATTCATGTCACAGCATCAGAACGCACCAGGAGCTGAACAGCACAGGTATGCACATGCCAGAGAAGAGACCGCCGagtgctcggtggccagctgcagCGCGAACGATGACGTCGCCTATGGCGGCGTTGGCAGTAGTCGGCATCGGTGCTGCTCCGTCGGGCGCGGCGACGCCATGTCCGTCGTGGCCGCCCCGTGCACGTCGTCGTCCTCGGACGATGACGGCGTGCTGAGCGACGGGCCGGCGATGGACGTGCACGAGCTGGAGCTGGAGGCGTACCGGTCGACGGTGCGGGCACTCCACGCGTCGGGGCCGCTGACATGGGAGCAGGAGTCGCTGCTCACCAACCTCCGCCTCTCCCTCAACATCTCCAACGAGGAGCATCTGCTCCAGCTCCGGCACCTCCTCTCTTCATGA